A window of Numenius arquata chromosome 6, bNumArq3.hap1.1, whole genome shotgun sequence contains these coding sequences:
- the ASCL3 gene encoding achaete-scute homolog 3 translates to MQNLMDGKSYRNLMDKLSVCTETQRIQLARPFCADPVVMFHMYPETPNQVTCSEDLSFLPFMSEHLIMENIYTKPCTFPFQMPHANYRRSEYSYGPAFIRKRNERERQRVKCVNEGYAKLRHHLPKEYVEKRLSKVETLRAAIKYISYLQSVLYSDSVVAEQNVVEPSQAPKAINKQNQFLKTI, encoded by the coding sequence ATGCAAAACCTGATGGATGGCAAAAGCTACCGTAACCTCATGGACAAGTTGTCCGTCTGCACTGAGACTCAGCGCATACAGCTGGCTAGACCTTTCTGTGCCGACCCAGTGGTCATGTTTCACATGTATCCAGAAACACCAAACCAGGTCACTTGCTCTGAAGATTTGTCATTCCTTCCTTTCATGTCTGAGCACCTCATCATGGAGAACATCTACACCAAGCCCTGCACCTTTCCCTTCCAAATGCCCCATGCCAATTACCGCAGAAGTGAGTACTCCTATGGGCCAGCTTTCATCAGAAAGAGGAATGAGCGGGAAAGGCAGAGGGTTAAATGTGTCAATGAAGGTTATGCTAAACTGAGGCATCACCTACCTAAGGAATATGTGGAGAAACGGCTCAGCAAAGTAGAAACACTCCGTGCTGCAATAAAATACATTAGCTACCTACAGTCTGTTCTCTACAGCGATTCTGTGGTGGCAGAACAAAATGTTGTGGAGCCAAGCCAAGCACCTAAAGCaattaacaaacaaaaccagtttttgaAGACTATCTAA
- the TMEM9B gene encoding transmembrane protein 9B, with amino-acid sequence MAACCGAWARLCSLLVFAALAGLGAEAKNSEDVRCKCICPPYKDHSGHIYNKNVSQKDCDCLHVVEPMPVPGPDVEAYCLRCECKYEERSSVTIKVTIIIYLSILGLLLLYMVYLTLVEPILKRRLFGHSQLIQSDEDIGDHQPFANAHDVLARSRSRANVLNKVEYAQQRWKLQVQEQRKSVFDRHVVLS; translated from the exons ATGGCGGCCTGCTGCGGGGCCTGGGCGCGCCTCTGCTCGCTGCTGGTGTTTGCCGCTCTGGCGGGGCTGGGCGCTGAGGCCAAG aattctGAGGACGTCAGATGTAAATGCATCTGCCCTCCTTACAAAGACCATTCAGGCCATATTTACAAcaaaaatgtttcacagaaagactg TGATTGTCTTCATGTGGTTGAGCCTATGCCTGTCCCTGGACCTGATGTAGAAGCATACTGTTTACGTTGTGAATGCAAATATGAAGAGAGAAGCTCTGTCACAATTAAG GTTACAATCATTATATACCTGTCTATTTTGGGCCTACTTCTTCTGTACATGGTGTACCTTACACTAGTGGAACCTATACTGAAGAGACGTCTCTTTGGACATTCACAGCTCATACAAAGTGATGAAGACATCGGG GATCACCAGCCTTTTGCAAATGCTCATGATGTGCTGGCTCGTTCTCGGAGCCGTGCCAATGTGTTGAACAAAGTGGAGTATGCCCAGCAGCGTTGGAAGTTACAGGTCCAAGAGCAACGCAAATCTGTCTTTGACCGTCATGTTGTGCTGAGTTAA